A genomic window from Candidatus Andeanibacterium colombiense includes:
- a CDS encoding AlpA family phage regulatory protein yields MTDDPPPDSGLRKFLRRPDVEAATGLPTATLYALMQKGAFPRPINITPGRVAWLESDVIAWQAERMADAKARA; encoded by the coding sequence ATGACCGACGATCCGCCGCCCGATAGCGGCCTACGTAAATTCCTTCGCCGACCCGACGTTGAAGCCGCGACAGGGCTCCCGACAGCTACGCTCTACGCGCTAATGCAGAAAGGCGCGTTTCCCCGTCCGATCAACATTACGCCCGGCCGCGTCGCATGGCTCGAATCCGACGTAATTGCGTGGCAGGCCGAACGCATGGCCGACGCGAAGGCGCGTGCGTAA
- a CDS encoding integrase arm-type DNA-binding domain-containing protein yields the protein MARTINKLSDKGVKAKSEPGRYGDGGGLYLQISSYGTKAWVFRYMLDGKARHMGLGSVNDFTLAEARERARKARQKLTDGIDPLAEREVGKAVTKAEAAKQMTFATAAERYIASKSDGWRSEVHKAQWASTLKMHAAALSDMDVSTIETAHVMSVLEPIWRTKTETASRVRGRIEKVLDWAAFHKLRAGENPARWRGHLDQVLSARSKVAKVKPHPAMPYVAIGGFMATLRALDSTSARALEFTILCAARTGEVIGARWDEIDLAGKVWTIPAGRMKAEKEHRVPLSERAVAILKALPREGEYVFPGAKKDKPLSNMAMLELLRGMKGVPGLTVHGFRSTFRDWAGETTAHPREVIEHALAHQLADKAEAAYQRGDLLAKRARLMADWATYCARKPHVGNVVGIEQARA from the coding sequence ATGGCGCGCACGATCAACAAGCTAAGCGACAAGGGCGTTAAAGCGAAGTCGGAACCCGGACGCTATGGCGACGGCGGCGGACTGTATCTGCAAATTTCGTCGTACGGCACGAAGGCTTGGGTATTCCGCTATATGCTCGACGGCAAAGCGCGGCACATGGGCTTAGGCAGCGTGAACGATTTCACGTTGGCCGAAGCGCGCGAGCGCGCACGAAAGGCCCGGCAGAAGCTAACGGACGGTATCGACCCGCTTGCCGAACGCGAAGTAGGCAAGGCCGTAACGAAGGCCGAAGCGGCTAAGCAAATGACATTCGCAACCGCCGCCGAACGGTACATTGCGTCGAAAAGCGACGGCTGGCGAAGCGAAGTGCACAAGGCGCAATGGGCTAGCACGCTCAAAATGCACGCGGCGGCGCTTAGTGATATGGACGTATCGACGATCGAAACTGCCCACGTAATGAGCGTGCTCGAACCGATTTGGCGGACGAAAACCGAAACGGCTAGTCGCGTGCGCGGCCGTATTGAAAAGGTGCTGGATTGGGCCGCGTTCCACAAGCTGCGCGCGGGCGAAAATCCGGCCCGTTGGCGCGGGCACCTAGATCAAGTCCTATCGGCCCGTTCGAAGGTGGCGAAGGTCAAGCCGCACCCGGCAATGCCGTATGTAGCGATCGGCGGCTTCATGGCTACGCTGCGCGCGCTCGACAGCACATCGGCCCGCGCGCTCGAATTTACGATCCTGTGCGCGGCGCGTACCGGCGAAGTGATCGGCGCGCGTTGGGATGAAATCGACCTTGCCGGAAAAGTGTGGACGATCCCGGCCGGGCGCATGAAGGCCGAAAAGGAACACCGCGTACCGCTGTCCGAACGTGCCGTCGCGATCCTGAAAGCACTGCCGCGCGAAGGCGAATACGTGTTCCCCGGCGCGAAGAAAGACAAACCGCTGTCGAACATGGCGATGCTCGAATTGCTGCGCGGCATGAAGGGCGTACCCGGACTAACCGTACACGGGTTCCGCTCGACGTTCCGCGATTGGGCAGGCGAAACGACGGCGCACCCGCGCGAAGTGATCGAACACGCGCTAGCGCACCAATTGGCAGACAAGGCCGAAGCGGCATATCAGCGCGGCGACTTGCTGGCGAAGCGTGCACGGCTAATGGCCGATTGGGCGACGTACTGCGCTCGCAAGCCCCATGTGGGCAACGTCGTCGGTATCGAACAGGCGCGCGCATGA
- a CDS encoding PepSY-associated TM helix domain-containing protein, which yields MTLRPFFGFLHRWVGLLIAGFLFISGVTGAVISWDHELDEVLNPHLVEAHSKGMPRSPLELAKEVEARDPSVEVTFIPLAAEPGHSLALGVSGKVDPKTGEYVEPSYNQVFLDPVTGEELGRRNWGAVWPITTETFISFLYVLHYSLHIPTMWGIDHWGLWLMGGIALLWTIDCFVGFYLTLPSRKNGAKLPKNAPKKSFMERWKPAWKIKTSGTRYRINFDIHRAFGLWLWGMLFTIAFTAFSLNLYSEVFYPVMSKVSQVTPGPFDLREERPLNKPIAAKLSYAEVIGRAEREAEARGWKDPAGGAFYEPHYGIYGVTFHTPEGEDGTAGMGTPYLYYDGVTGEFLGTYEPFVGTAADIFVQAQFPLHSGRILGIPGRILMSLMGLVVATLSVTGVVIWLKKRNARRHRKTREGGAFGSGSVAVPAE from the coding sequence ATGACTCTCCGCCCCTTCTTCGGCTTTCTCCATCGCTGGGTCGGGCTGCTGATCGCGGGGTTCCTCTTCATCTCCGGCGTGACCGGCGCTGTCATCTCGTGGGATCACGAGCTAGACGAGGTGCTCAATCCGCATCTGGTCGAGGCGCATAGCAAGGGCATGCCGCGCTCGCCGCTCGAACTGGCAAAGGAGGTCGAAGCGCGCGATCCGTCGGTGGAGGTGACCTTCATCCCGCTCGCGGCCGAGCCGGGGCACTCGCTGGCTCTCGGTGTGTCGGGCAAGGTCGATCCGAAGACCGGAGAATATGTCGAGCCCAGCTACAACCAAGTATTCCTCGATCCGGTGACCGGCGAGGAACTCGGGCGGCGGAACTGGGGCGCGGTGTGGCCGATCACCACCGAAACCTTCATCTCGTTCCTCTACGTGCTGCATTATTCGCTCCACATCCCGACGATGTGGGGGATCGACCATTGGGGCCTGTGGCTGATGGGCGGGATCGCGCTGCTGTGGACGATCGACTGCTTCGTCGGCTTCTACCTGACCCTGCCGAGCCGGAAGAACGGGGCCAAGCTGCCGAAGAACGCGCCGAAGAAATCGTTCATGGAACGCTGGAAGCCCGCTTGGAAAATCAAGACCAGCGGCACGCGCTACCGGATCAATTTCGACATCCACCGCGCCTTTGGCCTGTGGCTGTGGGGCATGTTGTTCACCATCGCCTTCACCGCCTTCTCGCTCAATCTCTACAGCGAGGTGTTCTATCCGGTGATGTCGAAGGTGTCGCAGGTCACGCCCGGGCCGTTCGACCTGCGCGAGGAGCGGCCGCTGAACAAGCCGATCGCGGCGAAGCTGAGCTATGCCGAGGTGATCGGCCGGGCCGAACGCGAGGCCGAAGCGCGCGGCTGGAAGGACCCGGCCGGCGGCGCGTTCTACGAACCGCATTACGGGATCTACGGGGTCACATTCCACACACCCGAGGGCGAGGACGGCACCGCAGGGATGGGCACGCCCTATCTCTATTACGACGGCGTAACCGGCGAATTCCTCGGGACTTATGAACCGTTCGTCGGGACCGCGGCGGATATCTTCGTGCAGGCGCAGTTCCCGCTCCATTCGGGGCGCATCCTTGGCATCCCCGGGCGAATTCTGATGTCACTGATGGGGCTGGTGGTCGCGACGCTGAGCGTCACCGGGGTGGTGATCTGGCTCAAGAAGCGGAATGCGAGGCGGCACCGCAAGACGCGCGAGGGTGGGGCATTCGGTTCGGGATCGGTCGCGGTGCCGGCCGAATAG
- a CDS encoding TonB-dependent siderophore receptor, whose translation MRAIASLLAAASVAAFTTTAAYAEDAADSPSTENSQASEILVLGQGNAPVTLGKSEQTIRELPQSVTVVSREQINLTNSDTLDDVLLQTPGLTLFGANEATYYARGFEIDTLQFDGVAIDPYSAAMTSPDTAIIERVEVLRGAAGLWQGAGSFGGAINLVRKHAQASGAYARATVDTEGAYRFEGDVSAALDSEGRFRVRAVGVYDKDNSFIDYVGGEKWLAYGAIDADLTPSTTLSAAISYQDTDDTPFPDYLPRYTNGDPLDVPRDTFLGATWNRRSVETTQLFGELTQRFGENWKLHIGINHIDSDRDSKTLQANGAVDPNNDLTNGRISRNVLSTKQTSIDANINGTFELFGREQEIQFGGNWRKLDDNLLNGSVVYGGINVETFDPAAVVEPDVDADLGLEATVTKQYGMFAALRLSPVDRLHVVLGGRLSWFETVYDFVYLPLPGVIDDHQEYKASSKFTPYAGLTYDITDSLSLYASYAEAFQPQNAQYKEGGFLPAITGENYEGGIKGSFLGDRLIASAAYFRVEQVNRAQEDPTFTCFEAYLADTPNRCYLPGGAVRSQGVELEISGRPMPNWLITGGYTYTDTKYLRDRDENGDPTADEGLAFASFTPKHMLRLWTNYRFEGPLSALSIGGSVNYQSKWTQSNFATYSQKGYALVDLYAGYDITPNLTLSANVTNLFDQTYFQSISSTAYGNRYGAPRTAMFTLRGKF comes from the coding sequence ATGCGCGCTATCGCGTCACTGCTGGCAGCGGCTTCCGTCGCAGCCTTCACCACCACTGCAGCCTATGCCGAGGATGCCGCCGACAGTCCGTCGACGGAAAACAGCCAGGCAAGCGAGATCCTCGTCCTTGGCCAGGGCAATGCTCCGGTCACGCTGGGCAAGAGCGAGCAGACGATCCGGGAACTGCCGCAGTCGGTGACGGTGGTTTCGCGCGAGCAGATCAACCTCACCAATTCCGACACGCTCGACGATGTGCTGCTGCAGACGCCGGGCCTGACCCTGTTCGGCGCGAACGAGGCGACCTATTACGCGCGCGGCTTCGAGATCGACACGCTGCAGTTCGATGGCGTCGCGATCGATCCCTATAGCGCGGCGATGACCTCGCCCGACACGGCGATCATCGAGCGCGTCGAGGTGCTGCGTGGCGCGGCCGGCCTGTGGCAGGGCGCCGGCAGCTTCGGCGGTGCGATCAATCTGGTGCGCAAGCATGCGCAGGCGAGCGGCGCCTATGCCCGCGCGACTGTCGACACCGAGGGCGCCTATCGCTTCGAAGGCGACGTTTCAGCCGCGCTCGACAGCGAAGGCCGCTTCCGGGTCCGCGCGGTCGGAGTTTACGACAAGGACAACTCGTTCATCGACTATGTCGGCGGCGAGAAGTGGCTCGCCTATGGCGCGATCGACGCCGATCTCACGCCTTCGACCACTCTGAGCGCGGCGATCTCCTATCAGGATACCGACGATACCCCGTTCCCCGACTATCTGCCGCGCTACACCAACGGCGATCCGCTCGACGTTCCGCGCGACACCTTTCTCGGCGCGACATGGAACCGGCGCTCGGTCGAGACTACGCAGCTGTTCGGCGAACTGACCCAGCGCTTCGGCGAGAACTGGAAGCTGCACATCGGGATCAACCACATCGATTCCGACCGGGATTCGAAGACCCTGCAGGCGAATGGTGCGGTCGATCCGAACAACGACCTCACCAATGGCCGCATTTCCAGGAATGTGCTTTCGACCAAGCAGACCAGCATCGACGCCAACATCAATGGCACGTTCGAGCTGTTCGGGCGTGAGCAGGAAATCCAGTTCGGCGGCAACTGGCGCAAGCTCGACGACAATCTGCTCAACGGCAGCGTGGTTTATGGCGGGATCAATGTCGAGACATTCGATCCGGCGGCCGTGGTCGAGCCGGATGTCGATGCCGATCTGGGTCTCGAAGCGACCGTCACCAAGCAATACGGCATGTTTGCCGCGCTGCGCCTGTCGCCGGTCGACCGGCTGCACGTGGTTCTGGGCGGACGCCTGAGCTGGTTCGAAACGGTCTACGACTTCGTCTATCTGCCGCTCCCCGGCGTGATCGACGATCATCAGGAATACAAGGCGAGCAGCAAGTTCACGCCTTACGCGGGCCTGACCTACGACATCACCGACAGCCTGAGCCTCTATGCCAGTTATGCCGAAGCCTTCCAGCCGCAGAACGCGCAATACAAGGAGGGCGGCTTTCTTCCGGCGATCACCGGCGAGAACTACGAGGGCGGCATCAAGGGTAGCTTCCTCGGTGACCGGCTGATTGCCTCGGCGGCCTATTTCCGGGTCGAGCAGGTCAACCGCGCACAGGAAGATCCGACCTTCACCTGTTTCGAGGCTTACCTCGCGGATACTCCGAACCGCTGCTACCTCCCCGGGGGAGCGGTCCGCAGCCAGGGCGTCGAGCTGGAAATCTCTGGTCGCCCGATGCCGAACTGGCTGATCACCGGCGGCTACACCTACACCGACACCAAATATCTCCGCGACCGCGACGAAAACGGCGATCCGACGGCCGATGAAGGCCTGGCTTTCGCCAGCTTCACGCCGAAGCACATGCTGCGCCTGTGGACCAACTATCGCTTCGAAGGGCCGCTGAGCGCGCTCTCGATCGGCGGCAGCGTCAACTACCAGAGCAAGTGGACCCAATCGAACTTCGCGACCTACAGCCAGAAGGGCTATGCCCTCGTCGATCTCTATGCCGGCTATGACATCACGCCCAATCTGACGCTGTCGGCCAATGTGACCAACCTGTTCGACCAGACCTACTTCCAGTCGATCAGCAGCACGGCCTACGGCAATCGCTACGGTGCGCCGCGGACCGCGATGTTCACACTGCGCGGCAAGTTCTGA
- a CDS encoding TonB-dependent receptor — MKTSYFAIAIALAGTATPVLAEEALAGASVEASDAPNEIIVTGEKISRSLQDTPTSVQVITSGDIQKQNLVDVYDAIDQTANVTSTFAKSGFTIRGIANTNVTGVGTGDLATVYLDGSPLPRTALSGPLDLWDVSQVEILRGPQSTLQGRNALAGAIIIKTADPTFEWSGKARVMLTDKDDERRFAAAIGGPIVEDQIAFRVAAEHSRADGFITNVTTDDEKAGFREGDMIRGKVLVTPGALPDLRIVASWLHDRHSSGVTYSLGLPGTGWDDRQTAGNRPTIDKTKSDIGTLDASYDLGGGFSLSSVTTWARIRTSNVYDGDNTAADDAYGDLSQDQRTLTEELRLDLDMGPVTGVFGGYYSRLNNMHDRSHSVFSLSPIDDLGLPDSIAPFYPARLHINTSQFYPQTVENLALFGDASWEVAPRLTLRGGFRYDSERQVRANSNAVTLITELPDPADFGPYAATITYVNGLILDQVAAANASSPAVKTKFEAFLPKFGATYEFSDDASLSATVQRGYRSGGSGVNPGRGALYTYDPEYTWNYELALRTQWLDRKLTLNANAFYIDWKQQQVNVQLSGNIYDYQTINAGSSRVYGFEVESRFQPSRGLSLYGSVGYTNTRFTDFTTTIGEVDDLTGNEFANAPHLTLAAGGTWESDAGWFVNLNANYRSAAYQEVLDQSTRQLKAHTVVNAKIGWKNEHFGAYLTATNIFDKKYFDYSYTNGAYQQYLWAEPRMLGLTLEAGF, encoded by the coding sequence ATGAAGACCAGCTATTTTGCCATAGCGATTGCGCTCGCCGGCACGGCAACACCCGTTCTCGCGGAAGAGGCGCTCGCCGGCGCTTCCGTCGAGGCCAGCGACGCACCGAACGAAATCATCGTCACCGGCGAGAAGATCAGCCGCTCGCTGCAAGACACCCCGACCAGCGTCCAGGTGATCACCAGCGGCGACATCCAGAAGCAGAACCTGGTCGATGTCTACGACGCGATCGATCAGACCGCGAACGTCACGTCGACCTTCGCGAAGTCGGGCTTCACCATCCGGGGCATCGCCAATACCAACGTGACCGGCGTGGGCACCGGCGATCTCGCGACCGTCTATCTCGACGGCTCCCCCCTACCGCGCACCGCGCTGTCGGGGCCGCTCGACCTGTGGGACGTGTCGCAGGTCGAGATCCTGCGCGGCCCACAATCGACCCTGCAGGGGCGCAATGCGCTGGCCGGCGCGATCATCATCAAGACCGCCGATCCGACCTTCGAATGGTCGGGCAAGGCGCGCGTGATGCTGACCGACAAGGACGACGAGCGCCGCTTCGCCGCTGCGATCGGCGGGCCGATCGTCGAAGACCAGATCGCCTTCCGCGTCGCCGCCGAACACAGCCGTGCCGACGGCTTCATCACCAATGTAACCACCGACGACGAGAAGGCCGGCTTCCGCGAGGGCGACATGATCCGCGGCAAGGTGCTGGTCACTCCGGGCGCTCTGCCCGATCTGCGCATCGTCGCCTCATGGCTGCACGACCGCCATTCGAGCGGCGTCACCTATTCGCTCGGCCTGCCCGGCACGGGCTGGGACGATCGGCAGACCGCGGGCAACCGCCCGACGATCGACAAGACCAAGAGCGACATCGGCACGCTTGACGCCAGCTACGATCTGGGCGGCGGATTCAGCCTCTCGTCGGTCACCACCTGGGCACGCATCCGCACTTCGAACGTCTATGACGGCGACAACACCGCGGCAGACGACGCCTATGGCGATCTGTCGCAGGACCAGCGCACGCTGACCGAGGAACTCCGGCTCGACCTCGACATGGGCCCGGTCACCGGCGTGTTCGGGGGCTATTACTCGCGCCTCAACAACATGCACGACCGTTCGCACAGCGTGTTCTCGCTCAGCCCGATCGACGATCTCGGCCTGCCGGACAGCATCGCGCCGTTCTATCCCGCACGGCTCCACATCAACACCTCGCAGTTCTACCCGCAGACGGTCGAGAACCTCGCGCTGTTCGGCGATGCGAGCTGGGAAGTCGCGCCGCGGCTGACGTTGCGCGGCGGGTTCCGCTACGACAGCGAACGCCAGGTCCGCGCGAACAGCAATGCGGTGACGCTGATCACGGAACTGCCGGATCCGGCGGATTTCGGGCCCTATGCCGCGACGATCACCTATGTGAACGGGCTGATCCTGGACCAGGTGGCCGCTGCGAACGCTTCCTCGCCCGCAGTCAAGACCAAGTTCGAGGCCTTCCTGCCCAAGTTCGGCGCGACCTACGAGTTCTCCGACGATGCCTCGCTCAGCGCCACGGTGCAGCGCGGCTATCGCTCGGGCGGCAGCGGGGTGAACCCCGGCCGCGGCGCGCTTTACACCTACGATCCCGAATATACCTGGAACTACGAGCTGGCGCTGCGCACCCAGTGGCTCGACCGCAAGCTGACGCTCAACGCCAACGCCTTCTATATCGACTGGAAGCAGCAGCAGGTCAACGTCCAGCTGTCGGGCAATATCTATGACTATCAGACGATCAACGCCGGCTCTTCACGGGTGTATGGCTTCGAGGTCGAAAGCCGCTTCCAGCCAAGCCGTGGGCTGAGCCTCTATGGCTCGGTCGGCTATACCAACACGCGGTTCACCGATTTCACCACCACGATCGGCGAAGTGGACGACCTGACCGGGAACGAGTTCGCCAACGCACCGCACCTGACGCTCGCTGCGGGCGGCACGTGGGAAAGCGATGCGGGCTGGTTCGTGAACCTCAATGCGAACTATCGCTCGGCCGCCTATCAGGAGGTGCTCGACCAGAGCACGCGCCAGTTGAAGGCGCACACCGTGGTCAATGCGAAGATCGGCTGGAAAAATGAGCACTTTGGCGCCTACCTGACCGCGACCAATATCTTCGACAAGAAGTACTTCGATTACTCGTACACCAACGGCGCCTACCAGCAGTATCTCTGGGCCGAGCCGCGCATGCTCGGCCTGACGCTCGAGGCGGGGTTCTGA
- a CDS encoding TonB-dependent siderophore receptor, translating into MSTAFAKLALRSTVAAGALFALPLHAEETVDSTDDAAIVVTANAETATKTDTAIVDVPQSLSVVSADLIDARGAIGVQEALRYTPGMRTELNGSDYRFDYMILRGFQSTDFIDGMRQPDYTARVESYNLERIEVLRGPSSVLYGQAAPGGIVNSMTKLPEFDFGGEVAVQYGSFDRKQVQADVTGALNSEGTLAARFVGVYRDADNQVDFGKDDRIFLAPSLRYRSTDGATDISLSGIYQRDRAASIYSYFPVSATLLAPSEDRVIPRGTYLGEPSHNYYNADLYSGTLQATHAFSDAVTWSGRARYVHTINDNGGLDLEVWNGDVNPYQDEDDRVLARSLYDKYTRVGMFTADNNLQLNFVTGPFTHKVLVGVDYLRAKSSGWMVYAVNDQDNPDPATHVGDIDIYNPVYDPASVPSIAPEPDARSRNTQLGFYIQDQIDFASLATVVVSGRRDRATAWSEGSETDVTKATTFRAGVILHPTATLSPYISYSESFTPVTGTDFYGDTFKPQRGKQWEGGVRWQPDRNTLVSVAYFDIKGTNLLATDPDNGQNQIQVGTVTSKGFEIEASRVLPGNYTFTAAYSHVKARTGYNPDPLQVGLPISAVPADTASVWGDKRFDLGGDLSVRVGAGLRWVGHTDEGAIFYDADTDTNVLERLRTPGFVLADALVGFEWGKWTLDINATNLFDKTYFAQCSVRSACSYGYARNVMGTLGYRF; encoded by the coding sequence TTGTCCACCGCATTCGCCAAGCTCGCCCTTCGTTCCACCGTTGCTGCCGGGGCGCTGTTCGCTCTCCCGTTGCACGCCGAAGAGACCGTGGACAGCACCGATGACGCGGCGATCGTCGTCACCGCCAATGCCGAGACCGCGACCAAGACCGACACGGCTATCGTCGACGTGCCGCAGTCGCTCAGCGTGGTCAGCGCCGATCTGATCGACGCACGCGGTGCGATCGGGGTGCAGGAGGCGCTGCGCTACACGCCGGGGATGCGGACCGAGCTCAACGGCTCGGACTATCGCTTCGACTACATGATCCTGCGCGGCTTCCAGTCGACCGACTTCATCGACGGCATGCGCCAGCCCGACTACACCGCGCGGGTCGAGAGCTACAATCTCGAGCGGATCGAGGTCCTGCGCGGGCCCTCCTCGGTGCTCTACGGCCAGGCCGCTCCGGGCGGGATCGTCAATTCGATGACCAAGCTGCCGGAATTCGATTTCGGCGGCGAAGTTGCGGTGCAATACGGCAGCTTCGACCGCAAGCAGGTCCAGGCAGATGTGACCGGCGCGCTGAACAGCGAGGGCACGCTCGCCGCGCGCTTCGTCGGGGTCTATCGCGATGCGGACAACCAGGTCGATTTCGGCAAGGACGACCGGATCTTCCTCGCGCCTTCGCTGCGCTATCGCTCGACCGACGGGGCAACCGACATCAGCCTTTCGGGCATCTACCAGCGCGACCGTGCGGCCTCGATTTATTCCTATTTCCCGGTCTCGGCCACGCTGCTCGCACCGAGCGAAGACCGCGTGATTCCGCGCGGCACCTACCTCGGCGAACCGAGCCACAACTATTACAATGCCGATCTCTACAGCGGCACGCTGCAGGCGACCCATGCATTCAGCGACGCGGTTACCTGGTCCGGCCGGGCGCGCTATGTCCACACGATCAACGACAATGGCGGGCTCGATCTCGAAGTGTGGAACGGGGACGTGAACCCCTATCAGGATGAGGACGACCGCGTGCTCGCGCGCAGCCTCTATGACAAATACACCCGCGTCGGGATGTTCACCGCAGACAACAATCTGCAGCTCAATTTCGTGACCGGGCCGTTCACGCACAAGGTGCTGGTCGGCGTGGATTACCTCCGCGCCAAGTCGAGCGGCTGGATGGTCTATGCAGTCAACGACCAGGACAATCCTGACCCCGCCACCCATGTCGGCGACATCGATATTTACAACCCGGTGTACGATCCTGCGAGCGTGCCCTCGATCGCGCCTGAGCCTGACGCGCGCAGCCGCAACACCCAGCTCGGTTTCTATATTCAGGACCAGATCGACTTCGCCAGTCTTGCGACGGTGGTGGTCAGCGGCCGCCGCGACCGCGCGACCGCGTGGTCCGAAGGCAGCGAGACGGATGTCACCAAGGCGACCACCTTCCGCGCCGGCGTGATCCTGCACCCGACCGCGACGCTGTCGCCCTACATCAGCTATTCGGAAAGCTTCACCCCGGTCACCGGGACCGATTTCTACGGCGACACCTTCAAGCCGCAACGCGGCAAACAGTGGGAAGGCGGGGTGCGCTGGCAGCCCGACCGCAACACGCTGGTCTCGGTCGCCTATTTCGACATCAAGGGCACCAATCTGCTCGCGACCGACCCGGACAATGGCCAGAACCAGATCCAGGTCGGCACGGTCACCTCGAAGGGCTTCGAGATCGAGGCGAGCCGGGTGCTGCCGGGCAATTACACCTTCACCGCAGCCTACAGCCATGTGAAGGCGCGCACCGGCTACAATCCCGATCCGCTGCAGGTCGGCCTGCCGATCTCGGCGGTCCCGGCGGACACGGCGTCGGTCTGGGGTGACAAGCGGTTCGATCTGGGCGGCGACCTCTCGGTCCGCGTCGGTGCCGGTCTGCGCTGGGTCGGCCATACGGACGAGGGCGCGATCTTCTACGACGCAGATACGGACACCAACGTACTCGAACGCCTGCGCACTCCGGGCTTCGTGCTCGCCGATGCGCTGGTCGGCTTCGAATGGGGCAAGTGGACGCTCGACATCAACGCGACCAATTTGTTCGACAAGACCTATTTCGCTCAATGCTCGGTCCGCTCGGCCTGCAGCTATGGCTATGCCCGCAACGTGATGGGCACGCTCGGCTACAGGTTCTAA
- a CDS encoding PepSY-associated TM helix domain-containing protein: MSTKAPARPAAQPARKPLLSRVPADFVRAVLKGHSGLGLAFAAAIYLVCLTGSIAVFAQEFQRWEHADAPRLTSASPEAVQAALENAIVRAGTAEHGYIQLPDAEIPHLVVNLDTPKGDEGWIADGNGTLVAGSAVPWTEFITGLHISLHLPRSWGEFLVGLTGVALLSSLISGLLAHPRIFRDAFHLRLGGSRRLQEADLHNRLGVWAMPFHLAVSLTGALLGLTTLIVGVLGFALFNGDVDKVYGLFLPADLPEDARAAPVIDLQPMFAQLEIQSPGGRVDLIQLEHPQEAGGSAMFQVEREPQHIANIDSYAFDRSGKLYHSAKAADNNLGEDILASIGQVHFGWFGGGIVKIAYGLLGLGLTYLAASGVTIWLARRRDKRNASPGWERVWTGFVWGQPAALALTALIAAVVGTGVGSTVLVSTWGAVTLLALAGAAFAEQRTLGRWLALLTTGALVATGAAHALLHRGSDPVAWAIDVVFVVGGAALGGWILRRPSRFSASSGAS; the protein is encoded by the coding sequence ATGAGCACCAAGGCACCCGCCCGGCCTGCCGCCCAGCCCGCACGCAAGCCGCTGCTGTCGCGCGTCCCGGCCGACTTCGTCCGCGCGGTGCTCAAGGGGCACAGCGGTCTCGGCCTGGCCTTCGCCGCGGCGATCTATCTCGTCTGCCTGACCGGAAGCATCGCGGTGTTCGCGCAGGAGTTCCAGCGCTGGGAGCACGCCGATGCCCCCCGGCTGACCAGCGCCTCGCCAGAGGCGGTGCAGGCCGCGCTCGAGAATGCGATCGTCAGGGCCGGCACGGCCGAGCATGGCTATATCCAGCTGCCCGACGCCGAGATACCGCATCTGGTGGTCAACCTCGACACGCCCAAAGGGGACGAAGGCTGGATCGCGGACGGCAACGGTACGCTCGTTGCCGGGTCGGCGGTTCCGTGGACCGAATTCATCACCGGATTGCATATCAGTCTGCACCTCCCGCGCAGCTGGGGGGAATTCCTCGTCGGGCTGACCGGGGTGGCGCTGCTCTCTTCGCTGATTTCGGGTCTGCTCGCCCATCCACGCATCTTCCGCGACGCGTTCCATCTCAGGCTCGGCGGATCGCGGCGGCTGCAGGAGGCGGATCTTCATAACCGGCTCGGTGTCTGGGCGATGCCGTTCCATCTCGCGGTTTCGCTCACCGGGGCGCTGCTGGGCCTGACCACGCTGATCGTCGGGGTGCTCGGCTTCGCGCTGTTCAACGGCGACGTAGACAAGGTCTATGGCCTGTTCCTTCCCGCCGACCTGCCCGAGGATGCGCGTGCCGCGCCGGTGATCGATCTCCAACCGATGTTTGCGCAGCTCGAGATCCAGTCTCCGGGCGGGCGGGTCGATCTGATCCAGCTCGAACATCCGCAGGAAGCCGGCGGCTCGGCGATGTTCCAGGTCGAGCGCGAACCACAGCATATCGCCAATATCGACAGCTATGCCTTCGATCGATCGGGCAAGCTCTACCACTCGGCCAAGGCGGCCGATAACAACCTTGGCGAGGACATCCTCGCCTCGATCGGCCAAGTCCATTTCGGTTGGTTCGGCGGTGGGATCGTCAAGATCGCCTACGGCCTGCTCGGCCTCGGCCTGACCTATCTCGCAGCCTCCGGCGTCACCATCTGGCTCGCCCGCCGCCGTGACAAGCGCAACGCCTCGCCGGGCTGGGAACGGGTGTGGACCGGCTTCGTCTGGGGCCAGCCCGCTGCACTTGCCCTGACCGCGCTGATTGCGGCGGTCGTCGGGACCGGCGTCGGCTCGACGGTGCTGGTCTCCACCTGGGGCGCAGTGACCCTGCTCGCGCTGGCTGGGGCCGCCTTCGCTGAACAGCGGACGTTAGGCCGCTGGCTCGCGCTATTGACCACCGGCGCCCTGGTGGCGACCGGAGCCGCGCATGCGCTGCTTCATCGCGGCAGCGATCCGGTAGCTTGGGCTATCGATGTGGTGTTCGTGGTGGGTGGAGCTGCCCTGGGCGGGTGGATTTTGCGTCGGCCATCGCGATTTTCTGCAAGCTCTGGTGCGAGCTAG